The following DNA comes from Malania oleifera isolate guangnan ecotype guangnan chromosome 12, ASM2987363v1, whole genome shotgun sequence.
tctttcttcaactTCAAACGATCCGGAAGTGAAAAGACATAAAAAGCGTGGAGATGGGGCACTAAATTTTTGTaagtaattataatttttttgtacTCATTTCTCaagattttatgaaaaaaaaatattgaagtaTAAAAAATTACAATTGCTTAACTACATTTTCTAATGGGATATTATGAATTAATGGGGTATAATAATACACAATGAGTTGGAAAATAAAGATCGCCCACATAGAAATCATTCAATTGAATTATAAAGGACGAAAAAGATTATTAcactttaattatttttaaaaacaatttaaataaatacTTCCAATGCTTCACTTATCTATCATTGCTagtagtagtaaatataaataatgaaataaaagaaaCTTACTCTGGTGaataaaatacataaaaaaagAACTTAACAATTAGGTATTTAAACACCAAGACAAACAACCTCCACTCAATATCCTTTTCCGAATTGATAATTGGCAACTCAAGTAcataaaaaactaaataaataatagcACTGATAGGTTTAGTTTACCAAATAATGCAATAGATATTCATGCAAGAGTCGCTATCAATGGTTCTCTGGAGTCGTCTCCTGAAATACTGTTAAAATATGTGTACAATGCCAACTGTACAGCTCCAAGAATGGTTCCTATTCCATTTGGGACCTGAAATGCAGACAAACAAAAGCACCATTGAAAACTACATAACATAAGAGATGTTGGATTTGAATGAGATGTAAGtaaaaaattgtattaaaatttgtccaaaacCCAAATTTAATGTCTGAAATCACATTTACAGGTCGATGAAAACTTGAACTGCAGATCTCactacaattttatttttttggtcttCTTTGTATGATTATATGGAATTACTAAAAGAACTATACTCATGGATCATGTGGGATACTTACATAAATGAAAGGATCATACTTCAGCATCCCATATGCAAAGAAGGAGAGGCTCATCAAGAAGGTTGATAAGGAAAGGTAAAATGGCATGTATTCAACACTCTTGGTTCGGATCACCAGATTCTGGCATGCAAATAAAATGTAAAACATGTTGAGATTGTAAGGAACTGATGAGCTAAGCTGTGGAGTGCAAGAATGCAGAGTTGAACCAAATGTTTTCCGAGAAACGCACAATTACAAATAGAGGAGAAGCAAACATTGACACGAGGGAAGCCATGCTCAAATACCCAACAAATATTTGCCGCATGTGAGGGTCGAGCAGTCTCATGCTCACAACTACTATGGCTGCAAATAATCCGAAAACCACTGCCAACAAGCCCGACATCTTCACCTACATGTGACAACGGTGGCACCATTGAGTCAACCTGTTGACAGCTTAAGTTCACAGAAGGGAAATCGAATATTTTTATGCAGTTATGCTAGCTTTGGGGAGAGCAAGTGTTTTCACCTTTTTTGCCTTCTCCGCAAATGCAATGAAGATGCTTATGTAGATTAACTGGAAAACTGCCCCAATTGAGTTGACAGTAGCAACCAATATGATCCCAGGCGACACGAGGGGCATGCCATACCAAAGGCATATCAAGCAGTTCAAAAGAGCATATATGTAGGGCAATCCCGAGAACTCTTCCGTCGACTGGTTTTTGATGATTCTCCTAAATGTTGGTCTGCAAGATGATGGAAAGGGGGAAATATGCTCAATGACATGGTGCAAGCTCCCAATCCTGGTTGATTCAGACTACCAGAGAAATCTGATGCAGCTCACAGTTTGTAGTTTTAAGACACAAAATGGCGATCATTTGGCGAGTAATTTGATTTGGTACTTGCCAGCATTGGAAGTTAGCTCAAATCACTGTGGAATAATAGTAATTTTCCTAAAGAAAATGCCGTACTCTATGTTTAGGAGAAGTTTTGGGTTTGGTTTGGTGCGAATTTGGACTAAATATGacattaaattatattaaaattttctaaatccATCAATTGCAAATCTAAGACTCAAAATTTATGCTCCCAAAGGCAGCAGTGAGGAATTTGGATTCAGTGTTCTACTTCTATAAAATCTTTAAAGAACTTACATTGGTGACAGAAATAACACAAAAGCAAGGATGTTACCTGCAATTAAAAACATTAGTATTAGAACGATATTCAGTCTTGTTCATCACCGCCGCCTATTGAAAAACATGAACAGCAGTATCCTTCATTCTtacatgtttttttcttttttatttttttggaaatgggtAAATTTTATTAAACTGAAACAGACCATATACAGCAACCCATCAACAAAGCTCAACAAGCACAGTAATCAATTGTCTAATCTCTAAACAGATGAAAGACACAAACAGCATCATACAAAAACCAAGTTGCAGTACCAAACCAAAGACCCCCCCACCCACCAACAAATTAAGTTCTTCAGCGTCATAGACTAAACCCATGAAATTCAGCTTTCATCTTGGAAATGAGTGATTCTGAAGTGGAGTTACTCATCCTCCATTCGGTGGCCGAGGAAACAATGGAAggaaagaaacaaaagattttttcttcttttttcatgTTGGATTGGCACGCTTGTGCCCACTTTTTTGGGGAACGTACATGTGAGGCACATTATAAGTTATTTTAACTTTACTTCTATTTCCCCCattttctcagcaaccaaacacGGCAGATTACATCTTTCAATTTAGAAAGCTTAATGAACCAAATACATCTATAGCCTATAGCAACTAACTGAATCAAACTAAAGGTTTCCCCCAGTAAATTGCACTTCTTcaggaaaagaataaaaaaaaagaaaaagataaaaaagaggGAGGGAACAGAAACTCAAAAAGATGAAATTTGGTATTGTAAAGATAAGAaagaaccaaaaataaaaaaataaaaagtaaatagtGGGTTGAAATTAGAGGATctgataaaaaataaatcatgGGTTGAATTCAATTTTTTACAGAATAAGATTGAAGCAGCCTCAGACAAAAGGAGGGAGAGGTTGAAGATGGGTACCGGCAACTCCAGCTGCATCGCTGCAAACTGAATGTGTTGAAAATAACCAAGCTGAACTCATCAATCAATCTTTATTCCGCTGTCGCAGACACCGACGCCAATCTCTCTTCACACCTCTTAAACACCAACAACTACATTAATGAACACAATTACAAAAACCCAAataagaactctctctctctctctctctctctctctctctatgtatgTCTAAttgtctgtatatatatatatatatatctcttaaTTTGCGCTGTACATTACCACATAATTTCCACGAGGTTTTCAAACCTGCGATTTGGGccatcctttttatttattaattttttttttaattttaaaaaagctACACCCTCCTCCACCTCCGCTATATTTTGGGGGTGTTGCTgtcatatataaataaataaatatatatatatatatatatatatatatatatatatatatatttcttactATGTTAGATTCTTGGGAATATACACAGATACCCATGTCATTTTTTTTAGATATACATAAGAACCCTCTTTGATTTTGGCATGTGGAGAAACATACATGAAGGAATATATACctaattaaattcatattctacatattttaataactaattatatttatatatgaaaataaaaatagtgtAAATCATTTGTGCATAAAAATATTCttatcttttagtaaaaaaaaaaacactaaaagcTTCTAAAAGCACAATTGTAAATCAATTTCTAGATAAAAACACACTAATTTTTGGaagtaaatttttataaaatcaatatctaaaagacttaaatttttatattatatatacaaGTATGGACAGTATAAAtcattttatttacaaaaatgtTCTTATCTTTTAAAAGTATTCTTTAAAAAGGTAAAAttttataatgtatatatataaagtagaTTCAACAAAAATTAGTTAAcgttacatttaattttttttttaaaagttaatgTTTGATTTAAAGAACAAACTTTCATTTCATTAAAAAAAGAGGATATACTAACATTATATAGATATCTATATCTATAtttattttctaataataaattaatgaaaGTACGAATATAATAAATCATTTTGaggcaaaatattttatattttaaaagcaatataaatattaatagaaaaaattcaactaaaattatataaatttatgtttattgtaGATATTTATGTGTTACAAATTTCAAAGGTTACGTTGCTTCCTAACCTTTAATCAATAAGGTCTCAACATTAGACAATGTGAAAGAAGGTTGAAGACATTCTTAAGAATGCAATTTTCTTGAAAGTAAACAATAGCTCTAGTTATTAAAGGAGAGTTTGGCTCCACTTCTTTGCCTCAACTActcatttttaaaagtaaaaggTAAGCCCCTGTTTGGGAGTACTTAAAAAAAGTTTTTATTGttgtaaataaaataaagaggaATACAAAAAAGTTTAGAACTATAGAAATTCAACTGTCTAGTTTTTCAGGAGTTAGATGTtactaatcatcttattatcacaTTTTGTTATAAAGCATGTTCTTGTATAGGCAAATACATTGGGATCCCAAAGGTTAACCAcctaatgaaccattatgtgggcataccaaaggttgtaacctattatctaaatagtcatccacataaatatacatattttacaacacttccttttggatgactatacactatgaatatgcctCGTTAAAACTATCGCTAAGGAAAACCCTGTGGGTCAAAACCTTAATGAAACAAAAAGAGTACAATACTCATACTTTCCCTAAAAAAATACAATCGattaagaaatgtccttaagttgtcGCATTCCAATATTATgtacatgcttcttgaaaattgaagttgacaatgcttttgtgaatagatctgctgagttgtcatttgaacaaattttgcaaatgtcaacatctcctttcttCAGAAGTTCAAAAGTGTAAAAGAACTTTagtgaaatatgtttagttctatcaccttttatgttCCCACCTTTGATTTGTGTTGTAACGCCCGTGCAACGCCCaaaacccgccacgtggggcctgaAATGTTATGAGACCggcacgcgtctctgataccattcacgcagtgaaaattataaaataacctcaacaaaATATACCAGAATTCTATATTTACACATGCAGATCCACAATAATTACAACTTTgttcttcatattacaaaacctaaataacgtatatataacataaaaactaaaaacatattcGTTCtggtaccactcacaaaactaccccgtcttggagctatctaagctcgatcacctagataacctgaaaagattaaatcatcgacggggtgagacacctctcagtaaggaagaaataatttataacagtgtgtgactgaagtgtttaatatataattaaaatattcatacaATCGCATTTATGATCCACTAGTAGCCAGAATATCACGCTCATAatcatacaagtagattccctttactctagtgctaacaccagtgCACTAAccttctcagtaagccctcgggttatgtatctaggtaaagtcaccgagaataggaaaggtcacccgcctatacaagtggtttccctctactctagtatccacaattaattaccagagtattcgcctttcttagcaagctctcgggtggagtaatATACTTTAtcctaaatacttaattaattaaagtcacacgtaGCCAACAACATTCGTTTCACATAACCCCACACATATATGCACATCACaaccaatccacataggataatcatacagtcttcaatcatacccacacagggtctacatccacatatcatgtaatcgtccacacaggactctaacacacacatcatccacttccacacaggattggttcacacaggactaaccaatcacacagattacacggtccacacaggacaaaccaatcacacagcatatatgtccacataggactggtccatataggactaaccaatcacacagattacacggtccacacaggacaaaccaatcacacaacatatatgtccacaAAGGACTGATCCACATAGGACTAACCAAACCATATAGGTTACAAAACAAACACTcagttcatggtaaataggtaaacaacctcctcataccactgccaatgtttacctcccaatataaaagcccatataacgacctcctcataccactgccaacgctatatcgcaatttacatgaaccacaacacaagtcaacattaaaccaatcattcaacacatccaTAGTTCTACCACAGTATAAACAACATCAGTATTCGCAATCAACTAGTATATTCAATCAAGCAGAAATCACAGCCAAACATTGCTCGCAatctcaatgattcatcattccacaatgctcacaatcatttaattaacaagaatggtttcaaccacatgattttttccaatataatatatatatatatatatatatatataatcagtattttcaataccagcatgttttagaaaattatacctgaatGTGTAGAAATTATAACTCAAATtagtcgtttaaaattattaaaaagttattataaaatattttcccttacctgcttCTCAGGATTCgacctaaaatcaacaaaatgagaccctttagtccaaaaatttcaaattcctcaaatctaagaaaatacccatataatacaccctaggctccaaatacctcaaaataatgaTAAAACCTTgaattatttcacttaccctgattttgagatgtttcccaaacttctcaaatcaaaaatccgctccgcctatattgtagagaatctttccaagagtCTCAgggtagcttccgatcgtcgaacgagctaaatctggcccgaaatcgaagagagaaggcagaggagctGTGGCTTAGAGAAAGAAAGTGAAGGAGAagtaaggtctcgtcgacgagcctgagaacACCACTCATGGACAAGACCGTGATcacgtcaacgaaattcaggtaTTCAAAACCATCTCTCGGtaaacccttgtcgacgaaaaaattgcagttcgtcgacgagctcctacTTATTTCCTTTTccaatttattttcccttttcttatattttccattttcccttattatccttcttattattttaaatagttaaaattttttgggtcgttacattctcccctccttaaaagagtttcatcctcgaaattcattAATCACCCATTTACACACCAaaaagctaactaaccacattcacaaacttcaaacaattcaaacatatgtagcatcaaatcatgcaaagtcaaacaacattaacacacgtactaacataaacatattacctggGCCTTTATTGTTTCCCTTCTCAGATGTAACCAATATATAGACACGCACCAAGGCACCGCCGCCGTGAGGCACCAGGTTGTTTCTTTGGTTCTGATTCGGAGCTGGTGCATTATTCGGAAGTTCTTGACATTCCCGATTTATGTGACCCTGTTTGCTGCATCTATAGCATACGACACTCCTACTCCGGCATTCGCCCTAATGCTGCT
Coding sequences within:
- the LOC131144645 gene encoding bidirectional sugar transporter SWEET2a-like; the encoded protein is MSSAWLFSTHSVCSDAAGVAGNILAFVLFLSPIPTFRRIIKNQSTEEFSGLPYIYALLNCLICLWYGMPLVSPGIILVATVNSIGAVFQLIYISIFIAFAEKAKKVKMSGLLAVVFGLFAAIVVVSMRLLDPHMRQIFVGYLSMASLVSMFASPLFVINLVIRTKSVEYMPFYLSLSTFLMSLSFFAYGMLKYDPFIYVPNGIGTILGAVQLALYTYFNSISGDDSREPLIATLA